The DNA window ACCCACGCGGTGATTTCCAGACGGGGGAGAAACGGATTGCGTCGCGTTTCTTAGCGAGGCTCGTACCTTGGGGCGATATCCGGCCTCGGCCTACGCCGGGCCTCCGGGGGCCGTGGGCAGGTGCTCGCGGATGACGCCGAGGAAGTATTCCTTGCCGTAGTACTGGCTCATCTTCCCGAGGAGCTTCCCGTCGCGGAACAGCAGGAACGTGGGGATGCCGTAGAGGCCGAAGCGGTGAGCCAGTGACTCGTGCTGGTAGGCGTTCACCTTCACGACCCGCATGGGGGCGCCCTCCAGTTCCGAGAGGAGCATGGGTTCGGCCGCCGCGTAGACCTCGCAGTTCGGGCAGCCCTCGCCCCAGAAGTCCACGACCACCAGTTCGCCCTGGGGCTCCAGGACGAGCTGGTCGAAGTTCTCCGCCGTCGCCTCATAGCTGACTGGATGCGCCATGGCCCTTGCCTAACGGTCCGTCCCCCGGGCTTCAAGCCCGGCTCGGGGGGGCGTGGCGTCCACTGTCTCGCCTTCGAGGTGAAGCTCGGGGATGCTGTTCTCCCGGCGTGGTGGGGCGGGGGCCCAGGGCGAGGCCCCCCAGGTTGGCCGCGGTTCTTCCTCCCGAGGGAGTGGGAGCCCGGCGCCTGGGCTGGGGTGGTCGTGGTAGGTCGGGTGAAAAGTCCCAAACGGACACTGCGCGGCGGGGTTCGTCCGCCGTAAGGTTGCAACAGTGGATGTGTCGTGGAGGGGTCATGCACGAGTGGTTGGAGGCACTGCGGAAGTCGGCGAAAGCAGCGGCAACGGGTGTGTCCGCGGATGAGGTCCGGTGGGCGGAGACCGAGTGCGGCGTTCCGTTCCCCGAGGAC is part of the Myxococcus landrumus genome and encodes:
- a CDS encoding thioredoxin family protein is translated as MAHPVSYEATAENFDQLVLEPQGELVVVDFWGEGCPNCEVYAAAEPMLLSELEGAPMRVVKVNAYQHESLAHRFGLYGIPTFLLFRDGKLLGKMSQYYGKEYFLGVIREHLPTAPGGPA